Proteins encoded within one genomic window of Coriobacteriia bacterium:
- a CDS encoding AbrB/MazE/SpoVT family DNA-binding domain-containing protein yields the protein MAKESAGGGCGPEPACCRMEAVVSVDERGQLVLPKHVRTRLGLEAGDKLAVVTYGEGAGTCCIALVRADRLAEAVRDMLGPLLEGR from the coding sequence ATGGCGAAGGAGAGCGCGGGCGGGGGCTGTGGGCCGGAGCCCGCCTGCTGCCGGATGGAGGCGGTGGTGAGCGTGGACGAGCGCGGGCAGCTCGTGCTGCCGAAGCACGTCCGGACCAGGCTCGGGCTCGAGGCGGGCGACAAGCTCGCGGTGGTGACGTACGGCGAGGGCGCCGGCACCTGCTGTATCGCTCTGGTGCGCGCCGACAGGTTGGCCGAGGCCGTCAGGGACATGCTCGGCCCGTTGCT